Proteins found in one Xyrauchen texanus isolate HMW12.3.18 chromosome 30, RBS_HiC_50CHRs, whole genome shotgun sequence genomic segment:
- the LOC127623603 gene encoding actin-binding protein WASF1-like, with amino-acid sequence MPLVKRTIEPRHLCHTALPRSIKNELECVTNISLANVIRQLSSLSKYAEDLFGELFNEAHAFSFRVNSLQERVDRLSISVTQLDPKEEELSLQDITMKKAFRSCTIQDQQLFERESLPIPMQETYEICEQPPPLNILTPYRDDGKEGLKFYTNPSYFFDLWREKMLQDTEDKRKEKRKQKLQDPVMYDQVYKYLDLPVQLKNTDRPHEVEKVPRAPHDRKKEWQKMALGAELAVDDKDGKQQDTNGAATYHDGRQMYIDHLDGSFSLAALPYSQMSELLNRTGDRTYGRPHEPPPPPPTYPPDIKPASVISSSSGFSDSIPQSPARTPAFLNSNAPPPAPPPLPPPPPPLPGSQSVSRMRGTAPPPIPPLPSQQPLAIPPPPVPLQIAPGVLHPALPPVAPPLHSSPARMHQNKAPPTDGTVLPPPPPPPPLPLAGNRSSSPCTFSGPPIMPTFPSGAVSSPPTHSSHEVKRHPSNLPPISDARSVLLEAIRKGIQLRKVEEQREQEAKHERVGNDVSHHSLSPHRCGVQRLRGRLRV; translated from the exons ATGCCGCTGGTGAAACGGACGATCGAGCCGCGTCACCTGTGTCATACGGCACTACCGCGCAGCATCAAAAATGAACTGGAGTGTGTGACGAACATCTCACTCGCCAACGTCATACGACAACTGAGCAGCCTCA GTAAATATGCGGAGGACTTGTTCGGCGAGCTCTTTAATGAAGCTCACGCGTTCTCCTTTAGAGTAAACTCGCTGCAGGAGAGAGTCGACCGCCTGTCAATCAGTGTCACTCAACTCGACCCGAAAGAAGAGGAgt TGTCTCTTCAGGACATCACGATGAAGAAGGCGTTTCGCAGCTGCACCATTCAAGACCAGCAGCTGTTTGAGCGCGAGTCGCTGCCGATACCGATGCAGGAGACGTACGAAATCTGCGAACAACCACCGCCTCTCAATATACTCACACCTTACAG GGATGATGGGAAGGAAGGTCTGAAGTTTTACACAAACCCGTCGTACTTCTTCGACCTGTGGAGAGAGAAGATGCTGCAAGACACTGAAGACaagaggaaagagaagaggaaacaGAAG TTGCAGGATCCCGTCATGTACGATCAGGTCTATAAATATTTAGACCTTCCAGTGCAG CTGAAGAACACTGACCGTCCTCATGAGGTGGAGAAAGTTCCGCGGGCACCGCATGATCGTAAGAAGGAGTGGCAGAAGATGGCATTAGGAGCGGAGCTTGCAGTGGATGACAAGGACGGCAAACAACAAGATACTAACGGCGCCGCAACGTACCACGATggcag GCAAATGTATATCGATCATCTAGACGGGTCGTTCTCTCTGGCCGCGCTGCCGTACTCTCAGATGAGCGAACTGTTGAACCGCACCGGAGACAGAACGTACGGCCGACCGCACGAACCGCCACCTCCACCGCCGACATACCCACCAGATATCAAACCAGCCTCGGTTATCAG TTCCAGCTCAGGATTCTCCGACAGCATTCCTCAGTCTCCGGCCCGCACGCCTGCCTTCCTCAACTCCAATGCCCCGCCCCCAGCCCCACCCCCTTTACCTCCACCACCTCCCCCTCTCCCCGGCAGCCAATCAGTTTCCAGAATGCGTGGTACAGCTCCGCCTCCAATTCCACCCTTACCTTCCCAGCAGCCCCTGGCCATcccccctccccctgtccccCTTCAAATTGCCCCCGGTGTCCTACATCCCGCCCTGCCTCCTGTGGCACCGCCTCTTCACTCCTCCCCAGCCCGCATGCATCAGAACAAAGCTCCACCCACAGATGGAACTGTTTTGCCGCCGCCTCCCCCGCCTCCTCCCTTGCCACTCGCAGGAAACAGAAGCTCCTCCCCCTGCACGTTCTCGGGCCCACCCATCATGCCTACCTTCCCATCCGGAGCGGTCTCGTCACCGCCCACTCACTCCAGTCACGAGGTCAAGAGGCATCCTTCCAACCTGCCGCCCATCAGCGACGCCCGCAGCGTTCTACTGGAGGCCATTCGTAAAG GTATCCAGTTGAGGAAAGTCGAGGAACAGAGGGAACAGGAGGCCAAACACGAGCGTGTTGGGAACGACGTCAGCCACCATTCTCTCTCGCCGCATCGCTGTGGAGTACAGCGACTCCGAGGACGACTCCGAGTTTGA